A window of Cumulibacter manganitolerans contains these coding sequences:
- a CDS encoding oligosaccharide flippase family protein: MMVQPAEDSVTRRASRAFGWSFGNTVAARLGTLTIGIALARVLGPEEFGIFAIATVTLLAILSFNELGVSLAIIRWRDDPATIAPTVNTVAALSSGLLTAAVMLAAPGIASLLGDPRATTVIRVLAVSILLDGLVATSAAVMQREFMQKQRTIADQVNTWLGAGLSLLLALLGWGAMSLAIGRLAGSLVHGALLVHWSPIGYRFGWDRDIARRLFRFGMPLAASSIVVFASGYVDQMIVGAVAGAQALGFYVLAFNLASWPVSIFSLPLRAVAPAAFSALKDEPERMTRNFTRVLTLLSCVALPACLAVSGAAGPVVHFVYGAAWAPAAHVLVWMAAFAALKIWFELAYDYVVVQGKPGFLLVVQISSFAVALPLMLWAVRQGGGPAVAAVQFLVGVVVVVPLYVLGLQRIGVRPGRVLCAVLLPVGAGLVAWLVGWQLARALTPAFVAASAAGLVAVLIIAALAWWQRNDLRLLRAAAAGRGIA, encoded by the coding sequence ATGATGGTCCAGCCGGCCGAGGATTCCGTCACCCGGCGCGCGTCGCGCGCGTTCGGGTGGAGCTTCGGCAATACCGTGGCCGCGCGGCTCGGGACCTTGACCATCGGCATCGCCCTCGCCCGCGTGCTCGGCCCGGAGGAGTTCGGGATCTTCGCGATCGCGACCGTGACCCTGCTGGCGATCCTGAGCTTCAACGAGCTCGGAGTCAGCCTCGCCATCATCCGGTGGCGTGACGATCCGGCGACCATCGCGCCGACGGTCAACACGGTGGCGGCCCTCAGCAGCGGCCTGCTCACCGCCGCCGTCATGCTCGCCGCTCCCGGGATCGCCTCTCTCCTGGGCGATCCGCGCGCCACCACGGTGATCCGCGTGCTGGCCGTGTCGATCCTGCTCGACGGTCTGGTCGCGACGTCCGCGGCGGTCATGCAGCGCGAGTTCATGCAGAAGCAGCGCACGATCGCCGACCAGGTCAACACCTGGCTGGGTGCCGGTCTGTCGCTGCTGCTGGCGCTGCTCGGCTGGGGCGCGATGAGCCTGGCCATCGGCCGGCTGGCGGGGAGCCTCGTGCACGGTGCGCTGCTGGTGCACTGGTCGCCGATCGGGTACCGGTTCGGCTGGGATCGCGACATCGCCCGCCGGCTGTTTCGTTTCGGGATGCCCCTGGCGGCCTCCAGCATCGTCGTCTTCGCGTCGGGGTACGTCGACCAGATGATCGTCGGCGCCGTCGCCGGCGCGCAGGCACTCGGCTTCTATGTGCTGGCCTTCAACCTCGCGAGCTGGCCGGTCTCGATCTTCTCGCTGCCGCTGCGCGCGGTCGCCCCCGCGGCCTTCTCGGCGCTGAAGGACGAGCCGGAGCGCATGACCCGGAACTTCACCCGAGTCCTCACGCTGCTGTCCTGCGTAGCGTTGCCGGCGTGCCTCGCCGTCAGCGGTGCCGCCGGACCGGTCGTCCACTTCGTGTACGGCGCCGCATGGGCCCCCGCCGCGCACGTGCTCGTCTGGATGGCCGCCTTCGCGGCGCTCAAGATCTGGTTCGAGCTGGCGTACGACTACGTCGTCGTGCAGGGCAAGCCGGGTTTCCTGCTGGTCGTGCAGATCAGCTCGTTCGCGGTGGCGCTTCCCCTGATGCTGTGGGCCGTTCGCCAGGGCGGTGGCCCGGCCGTCGCCGCCGTGCAGTTCCTCGTGGGTGTCGTCGTCGTCGTACCGCTGTACGTGCTCGGGCTGCAGCGCATCGGCGTTCGCCCGGGACGCGTGCTCTGCGCCGTGCTGTTGCCGGTCGGCGCCGGGCTGGTCGCCTGGCTCGTCGGCTGGCAGCT
- a CDS encoding DegT/DnrJ/EryC1/StrS family aminotransferase codes for MSNSVPFLDIASQQAEIADEVLPVWQAQFASAAFVGGPEVSGFESEYADYIGVEHVIGVSNGTDALELSFRALGVGPGDEVIMPANTFIATAEAASRIGAVPVLVDVDDEHLLIDPDAITAAITARTRAIAPVHLYGQTAPMQRIRQIADAAGIPVVEDAAQSQGASSVDGRAGALGTIAGTSFYPGKNLGAAGDGGAVLTDDPELAAVVRSLAAHGSSVKYVHDRIGMNARLDAVQAAVLRAKLRRLDKWNAARRDAADRYAELLGDIDGVRLPSVLPGNQDVWHLYVVRVENRDRVMAQMLEAGIGVALHYPTPVHLTDAYAPLGYRRGQFPVAETAADRILSLPMFPHLRPEQQERVCAALRDSLSA; via the coding sequence GTGAGCAACAGCGTTCCGTTTCTCGACATCGCCTCGCAGCAGGCCGAGATCGCCGACGAGGTGCTTCCGGTGTGGCAGGCGCAGTTCGCGTCCGCCGCATTCGTCGGCGGCCCCGAGGTGAGCGGGTTCGAGTCCGAGTACGCCGATTACATCGGCGTCGAGCACGTGATCGGGGTGTCGAACGGCACCGACGCGCTCGAGCTCTCGTTCCGCGCGCTGGGAGTCGGCCCCGGCGACGAGGTCATCATGCCCGCCAACACGTTCATCGCCACCGCCGAGGCGGCCTCGCGCATCGGGGCGGTGCCTGTGCTCGTCGACGTGGACGACGAGCACCTGCTGATCGACCCCGACGCGATCACCGCCGCCATCACCGCGCGCACCCGCGCGATCGCCCCGGTGCACCTGTACGGGCAGACGGCTCCGATGCAGCGGATCCGGCAGATCGCCGACGCGGCCGGCATCCCGGTGGTGGAGGACGCCGCCCAGTCCCAGGGCGCCTCGTCCGTCGACGGACGGGCCGGAGCGCTCGGCACGATCGCCGGGACCAGCTTCTACCCGGGCAAGAACCTGGGCGCCGCCGGGGACGGCGGTGCGGTGCTGACCGACGACCCCGAGCTCGCCGCCGTCGTCCGCAGCCTCGCGGCGCACGGCAGCTCGGTGAAGTACGTGCACGACCGGATCGGCATGAATGCCCGCCTGGACGCCGTCCAGGCCGCCGTGCTGCGGGCGAAGCTGCGCCGCCTGGACAAGTGGAACGCGGCCCGTCGGGACGCCGCCGATCGGTACGCCGAGCTGCTCGGCGACATCGACGGCGTGCGGCTCCCGTCGGTGCTACCGGGCAACCAGGACGTCTGGCACCTGTACGTCGTGCGCGTCGAGAACCGCGACCGGGTGATGGCGCAGATGCTGGAGGCCGGGATCGGCGTCGCGCTGCACTACCCGACCCCGGTGCACCTCACGGACGCGTACGCGCCGCTCGGCTACCGCCGAGGACAGTTCCCGGTCGCCGAGACCGCCGCCGACCGCATCCTCTCGCTGCCGATGTTCCCGCACCTGCGGCCCGAGCAGCAGGAGCGGGTCTGCGCTGCATTGCGAGACTCCCTGTCGGCATGA
- a CDS encoding NeuD/PglB/VioB family sugar acetyltransferase, giving the protein MAGGVLLVGASGLTREVIASGIEDVVGVLDDDPALAGTCLAGVPVIGPVELAARRDERLLIGIGPSGVRRTVVERLTSLGVRDDRYATYLAPSVRVGTGSTVGAGSIVLDGCVLTADVRVGRHVVLMPSCTLTHDDELDDFVTLAAGVRLGGGVRVQSAAYVGMNASARQGVTIGAGAIVGMGAVVLGDVPYAQTWVGVPAVELKE; this is encoded by the coding sequence ATGGCCGGGGGAGTGCTCCTCGTCGGCGCCAGTGGGCTGACCCGCGAGGTCATCGCCTCCGGGATCGAGGACGTCGTCGGCGTCCTCGACGACGATCCGGCGCTCGCGGGAACCTGCCTCGCCGGCGTGCCGGTGATCGGTCCGGTCGAGCTCGCCGCCCGCCGAGACGAGCGCCTGCTGATCGGCATCGGCCCGAGCGGGGTACGCCGCACGGTGGTCGAGCGGCTGACGTCGCTGGGCGTCCGCGACGATCGGTACGCGACCTACCTCGCGCCGAGCGTGCGGGTCGGGACCGGCAGCACGGTCGGCGCCGGCTCGATCGTGCTGGACGGGTGCGTGCTGACCGCCGATGTACGCGTCGGGCGGCACGTCGTCCTGATGCCCAGCTGCACGCTCACCCACGACGACGAGCTGGACGACTTCGTCACCCTCGCCGCCGGCGTGCGGCTCGGCGGCGGCGTGCGCGTCCAGTCGGCGGCATACGTCGGGATGAACGCGAGTGCCCGGCAGGGCGTGACCATCGGTGCCGGCGCAATCGTCGGGATGGGGGCCGTCGTACTCGGCGACGTGCCGTATGCACAGACATGGGTCGGCGTGCCGGCCGTGGAACTGAAGGAGTAG